A segment of the Pan paniscus chromosome 9, NHGRI_mPanPan1-v2.0_pri, whole genome shotgun sequence genome:
CAGAAGCAAAGAAGCCAGAGGTAGTATTTTAGAggacagtaaaaacaaaataagatccAGGTGTGTTAACAGGATGGTTCAGGAACTAATGTCTGTTAATGAACATCAGCAAAAGTGTTTTTCTTATATAACATCTGCAGTGATATACAGTAGGAAAAATAAACTATGGTTGTGCTGAGAAGGCAAGAGAAAGGATAGTAAGCATAGAGAAAACTACTGAATTAGAGCACACCCTTAGCCATATGCTTCTCAACAACCAGATGAATTAAGAGAACATGTGGATACACTTAAGGGAAAATACCTTTTAGCTCTGTGAGTAATTCTCTCCaggtgtctgtctgtctatctatctatctatctatctatctatctatctatctatctatctatctttctatctatccaTTCCTCCATCTATCTATGAGGTATTGAGCAACATAGGAAAGGTATTTCTTGCATAGTCCTGAAATGAGGAAATTAGTTTAGATAAAATCTAAAGGATTGATAGGCTTTCTATGAAAGGAGATGAAGATATGAACATGAACCATTTGATAGGGATGATGTATGCACAGATGGGAATTTGGAGGGACACATACTTCCTTTGAAACTGTTTCTTAGTGGTGGCATTGTTGGTGTTTGGTGCAAGACAATTCCTTAGGTGAAAAATTTAGCAATGCTGTGCTATCTGCTAAATACCAAAGACACCTTccctaggcatggtggcaagaaCAAATGGTCCCACACATTTCAAAATGTACTGCACTAGGGGAGGACAGTCCCTTTAAAGAATTTTAGAAATTGGCTTATTTCCTCCAGGGTGTATATAATCTACAATCTTAGCTCCCTTCCCATAAAAAGGCACTATTTCTGTCTACGGGTCTGATCCTTTCATATAGACAATGTTTTCTTTCCTATCCCAAAGCCATTCTTCTGGgggtttattattttatgtatattttcaatAGTGAATTAATGATGTTCTTAAATCTCTTCCTGTGTAGGAAAGACTGGCGTTATTCCAGGACAAAAACAGTGTATTGCTTTGAAAGGGGTGTGCAGAGACAAACTATGCAGCACACTAGATGATACCATTGGTATatgtaatgaaggaaaaaaatgttgtagAAGGTGGTGGATACTTGAGCCCTATCCAACTCCGGTTCCCAAAGGAAAATCTCCTTAGGTGGGAGCAAACGTTAAGTCCTTTGAACTCCAGAATGGATGGATAAATTTTGCATACTCCTGTTTAACCCAATTTCTTATTCTTCCTTGACTGGAAATAAATGTTGTCCTAATCCCACGTGTACTGACTGCCTCCTGGAGCATTTCTTCTTGATGCACATGCAAGCCTCTTAAGAactataagaataaaataaataacagaagaaTCGCATACCCTATAGGTACttataaaaaatatgttt
Coding sequences within it:
- the LOC117974966 gene encoding beta-defensin 130B, yielding MKLHSLISVLLLFVTLIPKGKTGVIPGQKQCIALKGVCRDKLCSTLDDTIGICNEGKKCCRRWWILEPYPTPVPKGKSP